The Clarias gariepinus isolate MV-2021 ecotype Netherlands chromosome 4, CGAR_prim_01v2, whole genome shotgun sequence genome window below encodes:
- the nog2 gene encoding noggin-2, which translates to MRLSRALLFVCTLLTLVLLVCARRGADAAHRYLRLRPSPSEHLPVPDLKEDPDPEYDPREQDLSERALLKKLGSGFDADFMSVSTPAQLPVTNTTGATTATPGSPAHAPSGAMPPEIRRLDLTQTPYGLRVKMGKKARRRFLQWLWTHTHCPVVYVWKDLGVRFWPRYVREGHCFSERSCSVPEGMFCKPAKSITKTFLRWYCQGFLPQKYCTWIPVHYPIISECKCSC; encoded by the coding sequence ATGCGACTCTCGCGCGCGCTGCTCTTCGTGTGCACACTACTGACGCTCGTGCTGCTTGTGTGCGCGCGCCGCGGCGCCGACGCCGCTCATCGCTACTTGAGGCTCCGCCCCTCCCCGAGCGAGCACCTGCCGGTACCGGACCTGAAGGAGGACCCGGACCCGGAATACGACCCGCGCGAGCAGGACCTGTCCGAGCGTGCGCTGCTGAAGAAGCTGGGCAGCGGCTTCGACGCCGACTTCATGTCAGTTAGCACGCCTGCGCAGCTCCCCGTTACCAACACCACCGGCGCCACCACCGCCACCCCGGGCTCGCCCGCACATGCGCCCAGCGGCGCCATGCCGCCCGAGATCCGGAGGCTGGACCTGACGCAGACGCCGTACGGGCTGCGGGTCAAGATGGGCAAAAAGGCACGGCGGAGATTCCTGCAGTGGCTGTGGACACACACGCACTGCCCCGTCGTGTACGTGTGGAAGGACCTTGGGGTGCGCTTCTGGCCGCGCTATGTCAGAGAGGGCCACTGCTTCAGCGAGCGCTCCTGTTCCGTCCCCGAGGGCATGTTTTGTAAACCGGCCAAGTCCATCACCAAGACATTCCTGCGCTGGTACTGCCAGGGCTTCCTGCCCCAGAAATACTGCACCTGGATCCCCGTGCACTACCCCATCATCTCCGAGTGCAAGTGCTCCTGCtga